AATAACAAATGTTACGCTACCCCCGGCCTGTACAGGCCGGGGGATTTTTGTGTAAATCCATTTATCGAAGCCATCTGCCGAAAATCATCGCTCCCGGTTCAAGCCATTTAAACAATATTGTTTGTGGACCTGCCGGAGATATTTTTTGTAGGCATAAAAGATGATTAAAAAGGAATCAAATATGCGCATAAAAACTATTTTGATAGGGGCAAAAAAGGGGTTAATTGCCATAAAAGTTATCCGAATGAATAAAAATAACGAGTGAAAAAAATCCCAGGTCTGTTACAAATGCCGCCAAAATATACGAACATACATTCCTTGACTTGTGTAACCTTTTACCCGATTGACCTGGAAAACCCCTTTATTAAGGGAATATACTTGTACTAATCGCTCACGAACCGGAAAAATAATTTGTAACAATAGGATGACAGTTGTCTACAAATGATTGAAAGAGGTCCACCGCTATGCTATCATTACCAACGTGTTAGAAAGGAAGTGTATTTTGTTGAAAAAGACACTATGTGCGGTGGCCCTGTCCCTCGCTGCAGCAGCAGCCTTGACATTTGGCGCCCAGCCGGCGCAGGCAGCTGACCCCGTTTATTATGTAGCCGCTCCCCAGCAATCGGATTGGCACCAGGTGACGGTCGATCAACCGGTCGTTAACCAAGAAGGTTTGATGTATTTACCGATGCAGTCGGTTTTTAAAAGCTTAGGCACAGATATTATTGTTAATCCTGACAACCAAGCCGACAAGATTAAACTTGTCAGCGGTGCAGAAGCTTATGAACTTTACACTTACAGCGCCGATAATAAAAAATACGTCGGCGTATCCGCCAACGGCCCCTGGTACAGCCTGCCGCAGTTTAACGGTTTAGATTATATTCCTATGGCATTTATCCAAACTTTAACCAACCGGACTGTGGCCGTAGCAGGCGCTCAAGTCGTGGCCTTCGTTGACCAAAACCCGACCTGGCAACAAACCGCACAAGGATATAGCAACAGCAATCCTTTCTGGCGCGGCATTTTACCGGCTTACTCATTTAACCCTGTAGCCCCGGCCAGCACCAATGCGGCACAAACCGTCAATGGCAATACTGTTATCGCCTCCGCTCAGCAATACATGGGCGTCCCCTATGTATGGGGCGGCATGAGCCCGGGTGGCTTTGACTGCTCCGGCTTAACCAGCTACGTATTTGCCAAAAACGGCAAAAAACTCCCCCGCACCGCAGCAGCCCAGCAAAGCTGTGCCAAACCGGTTGCCTTTAATGACTTGCAACCCGGCGACCTCGTTTTCTGGGGCGCGCCGGCCTACCATGTTGGCATTTACATCGGTGACGGTAAGTACATCCACGCACCCGCACCGGGTCAAAGCGTGTCCATCGGCACCTATGCCGGCTTCCCCTTTACCGGCGCCGGTCGCGTATAAGCCAATTTTTTAAAAACACCATATCAAGTCTTGCTGTAACACAATGTAAATAACACAACCCCGTCTCAAGAAAAATGAGACGGGGTTTTTGCTATTGCGTTTTAAGCGGACAAAAGAAAATCAGTGAACCGGCAGATGCCCTTGCATTAATCGGTCGCTCTCAAGGGAGCAAGCCCTGCCGGCATATAAAAAGCTACATGTTGTTTTCGAAAGTGATTTTCACGTGTTTCCCCATTCCGGATGCCAGCCGGCTTAATGTCCGAATAGAGGGATTGGCATTTCCGTTTTCTATCTTACTGATATCGCCTTGTGAAATGCCGGTCATCTCAGATAATTCTTTCTGAGTCATCTGCTGTTCATCACGTCCGTCAAGCATTGCCTTTATAATTTGAAACTCCACTTCCAAATTATCCCATTCTTTTTTGAAATCCGGATCCTGCAATTCTTGATTTAACGTTTCTCTAAAATTCTTAGCCATGTTGGTCACATCTTTTCTTATAATCTTCCCGATATTGCTTAGCTTTTTCTATTTCTGATCTTGGCGTTTTTTGCGTTTTTTTGATAAAACCGTTTGTCAAAATAACCCTGTTATTAACCACAAAGAAGTACAAAATCCGACTGGAATCACTTCCCTGATTTACCCTTAGTTCAAAGATACCATCTTCCAAATGCTTAGAGTAAGGTTCTCTAAGGCTATTTCCTTTCATCTCTAAAAGTTCAAGTGACCTGAATATTTTAGCCTTCATTTTTACATCCAAAGATAAAATAAAATCTTCAGCTGGATAGCTTCCATCTTCTTTTTCAAAGTATTCTACCGTGAATTTTCTCATAAGCGCTCCTTTATAGGGATATTTTATAGGATTTATCCTATATTGTCAATGCAAAGGCTTTCAGAAGCATGGCTTGCTGGTATTCATATACAGAAGATAAGCAAGCCCTGCCAAAGCAAGAGCATTCAATCATGCTAATGTGGCGCTTTTTTCTTTTGCCGATGCCCTGCTCTTACCGCAAATGGTAAAATAGTTGTAAAATCAGCGCCAATAACGTGCAAAGCCCTCCCGCTTATGATAAGATAAGACCACCAATTAATCCTTTTACATTAAAATTAGCGATAACTCATTCAAGAATAACCATAGAAAACAACAAAGGAGGCCATAGAATGACCGCAAAAGAAAAAATAAAGTCCTTGGCAGTGCGCTTGTGTGAGCGCATTTTTTCACGTGATGTTGCCAAGTTTCTCGGAGGCGGGGCACTTGCTGCTGCCGTCTTGACCATTGTCGTCCTGTTCGCGGGCTCGTGGGGCTATGCCACCGGGCTCTTCACCAGCTATTTTACCAACCCCTTAACCCTATTGTTAAACTTCCTGCCCATTTACGGCTGTGTCCTCTTGTTCGGGCTCATTTTACAGAGCCTGCGCCTGTCTGTCTTTATCTCAGGCCTTTTCTGGATGGGCATTGCCGTGGCGAATATGGCCATGATCAACTGGCGCCACGCCGCCTTAAAGCCGGATGACTTCGCCTTAATCATTCCAACCCTTAAAATATTACCTCATTATATGCACGACATGGACTTTAGCCTGCTCTTTTACGCCCTGGCCGGCATTGCCGGCCTTGCCCTCTTTGCTCGCTTTATGCCTAAGACTAAATTTCATCCAATTTCTCGGCTCCTTGCCGGTCTGCTTGTCGTCGCCATCGCCGCCGGTACCGGCAACGTGGTCTACGCCAGCACCCCCCTGTATAAGGAACAATACCTGAAAAACCAGCAACAATGGTGCGACTCCACCGGCATCACCTACCGGCTCCACTCCGACCGCTACCAGGCCAACGGCGTGGTTTACTCCATGAGCTACAACACCAAATTTTCTCTTTACGATGACGAGGCCGGCTACAATGCCGCCAACGGCAAGGCCTTAGCGGAAAAATACGGGTCCCAGCCCATTCCCGCCAACCAAAAGGTCCACGTCATCACCATCCTCTTGGAAAGCTACATGGACTTTTCCTCCGCCGCCAAGCCCAGCACCCTCCAGTTCCCCGGTGAGAACCCCTACGATCCCCTGCACGCCCTCCAGGCCCGCTGCATCTCCGGCAACATGATCAGCGACGTCTACGGCGGCGGCACCATCAATATTGAAACCGGCGTCCTCACCGGTCTCTACAAGCGGGACAATTACATCAACCACCCCGGCCCGTCCAACGTGCGCTATTTCCTTGAAAACGGCTACCGCACCGTCGCCATGCACCCCAACGACGGCTACTTCTACTCCCGCTTTGACCGCAACCCCAACCTCGGCTTTGAAAACTTCCTCTACACCCAGAACCACTTTAAAAACAACCTGAGCGAATACATGCCCGACGCCCAATTCATGCCGGACATCAAAGCCCAGCTCGACCGCTACAAGGCCCAGGGCCCTACCTTCCTCTATGCCGCCAACATGCAGGGCCACGGCCCCTATAACTGCGTCAGCATCAAGGACAAAGAGTGGTTCCCCTTCCAGGAAGGCATGCGCCGCCAGGCCTACGTTATGCTGAACAACTACTTCTCAGACGTTAGCGCCACCGGTAAAGCCCTAACCAACCTCATCGACAGCATTGAAAATGACGATGAACCCATCGTCCTCCTGGCCTTCGGTGACCACAGTCCGCGGATGGAAGAAGGCGGCTACGAGATCCTCGGCTTAAAAGCCCCGGACGGCACCGTCCAAGCCAAGCTCAACAACTACGCCACCCCCTACCTAATCTACGGCAACAACGCCGCCAAAGCCATGTTCAACAATAGCTTCACCGGCCAAGGCCCCACCGCCGACCCGGAACAGCTCATGTCCAACATCCTCTTTAAAGAACTCGGCTGGCACGGCAATGCCTACCAAGCCTTTATGCAAGACATGGGCAAACGTGTCACCTGTCAGAAAAACGACTTCTGGGTCGTTGACGGTGTCGAATCTGTCATCTACCCCACAGAAGTCAAACCCATCCTCGATAACCTCGTGGACATAGACATCTTCTTCAAACGTCAAAAATATGAGCCCGCCAAGCAAATTGACGAACGGGCCAACGTAGCCAAATACGAAAGCGACTCCCCAGCCGGCGCTGATCCGGACAGCTCCGAAAACGCCGCTACCCGGTCCCAAACCGGCCAAGCCAAGGGACGCTGAGGCCAATTTAACCTAAACCGCATCAAGAGAGGCCACCCCTCACTTGATGCGGTTTATTTTTATGCCCGCCCGGCCGACGGACAGGACGCTGAAAAAGTTCGGAAAAATTTCCCGATTTTTGATATACTGAACCTAACCCACATCACCGATAAGCAAGGCGTCACCCGCAGGGTAAAATCGTGCGAAAAAAACAGTGAATCGTGCGAAAATCAGGCAATGCAACCGGGATAAAAGGCCATCTAAAGGGATTCTTGAAAAATGGAATCGTGCGAAAAAACGGCGAATCGTGCGAAAACCGCATGGCAGGATGGGAAAGGGAGCAAGGTATCCTCCGGTCATATTTCCCGGACGACCGCAGATGATATGACCCAATAAAAAGGAGTGGGACAGATGACCACCATTAAAATTCAGGTGAACAAGGATGAAAAAGACCTCATTCAAAAATATGCGGAGCGCTTAGGCCTATCAACCGCTGAACTGGTGCGCAGCTCCGTATTGGAAAAAACAGAAGATGACCTGGACCGACAGGATGCTGACGCCGCCTATGCTGAGTATCTGAAAGATCCCACCGCCGTCTATTCTTTAGAAGATCTGGAAAAAGAAGAGGCCCTATCATAAGTTCCAAACAAATAATCCCTTATAGCAACAGAATGCCCACCCTACCGCTTAGCACACTTGCGCGCGGGGTGCCCGGGTGCTATACTAAAGCCGAGGAAATAAAAATGCATTGTTGCACCAAAAAATCCCCCACCAATGGCAGTTGGTGGGGGATTGACATTAGCGGGACTTCCGCCCGCTTATGAGTAGTAGCATTATCATAAGCGTACCAATGTCTGACTGCAAGGAAATATAAAAATGCATTGTCGTCACCTCCCCTCCGCTGCTAGAGCAGCTGGGGATTGGAAGTCCTTGTGGATAGTATAGCATACTTGCCCATCGGGCACCGGGCTGCTATACTGAGACATGGAGATGCTAATAATCATTTAATCACAAAAAGAGACCCCACCAATGGCCGTTGGTGGGGTCTTGCCATGAACGGGACTTCCGTCCGCTTATGACCGGAAGCCCTATCATCGGCGCCAATCCCCCCTCGACCAATCAAGGGGGGATTTTGCTATCTTCATCATATTAAATAAAATCGCCACTGCCCCAGCCGGCCCGGCTTAGTCGCACCGGCAGGCGTCTGCTTCCTCCAGGGCTTGGCGGAGGGCGTCGCGGACGGCGGTCAGGACGTAGCGGCGGGCTTCCGGCTTGCTGTTGGCGTCAACCACCTGCCAGGGAACGGCCTTGCCGGTCCGGGCGACCATCTCCGCCATGGCGGCGGCGTAGGCATCGTACTTATCGTGGTTGCGCCAGTCCTCATCCGTCAGCTTATAGCGCTTGGCCGGGTCCTTGGCCCGGGCAATAAGTCGCTCGTTCTGCGTCTCCTTATCAATAACCAGCAAAAACTTCAGCACCAGGACCTTGCCGCGCAAGAGGCTCTCCTCCATGGCCACAATCTCATCAT
This genomic interval from Peptococcus niger contains the following:
- the relB gene encoding type II toxin-antitoxin system RelB family antitoxin, coding for MTTIKIQVNKDEKDLIQKYAERLGLSTAELVRSSVLEKTEDDLDRQDADAAYAEYLKDPTAVYSLEDLEKEEALS
- a CDS encoding helix-turn-helix domain-containing protein, giving the protein MAKNFRETLNQELQDPDFKKEWDNLEVEFQIIKAMLDGRDEQQMTQKELSEMTGISQGDISKIENGNANPSIRTLSRLASGMGKHVKITFENNM
- a CDS encoding type II toxin-antitoxin system RelE/ParE family toxin codes for the protein MRKFTVEYFEKEDGSYPAEDFILSLDVKMKAKIFRSLELLEMKGNSLREPYSKHLEDGIFELRVNQGSDSSRILYFFVVNNRVILTNGFIKKTQKTPRSEIEKAKQYREDYKKRCDQHG
- a CDS encoding C40 family peptidase — protein: MKKTLCAVALSLAAAAALTFGAQPAQAADPVYYVAAPQQSDWHQVTVDQPVVNQEGLMYLPMQSVFKSLGTDIIVNPDNQADKIKLVSGAEAYELYTYSADNKKYVGVSANGPWYSLPQFNGLDYIPMAFIQTLTNRTVAVAGAQVVAFVDQNPTWQQTAQGYSNSNPFWRGILPAYSFNPVAPASTNAAQTVNGNTVIASAQQYMGVPYVWGGMSPGGFDCSGLTSYVFAKNGKKLPRTAAAQQSCAKPVAFNDLQPGDLVFWGAPAYHVGIYIGDGKYIHAPAPGQSVSIGTYAGFPFTGAGRV
- a CDS encoding LTA synthase family protein, whose protein sequence is MTAKEKIKSLAVRLCERIFSRDVAKFLGGGALAAAVLTIVVLFAGSWGYATGLFTSYFTNPLTLLLNFLPIYGCVLLFGLILQSLRLSVFISGLFWMGIAVANMAMINWRHAALKPDDFALIIPTLKILPHYMHDMDFSLLFYALAGIAGLALFARFMPKTKFHPISRLLAGLLVVAIAAGTGNVVYASTPLYKEQYLKNQQQWCDSTGITYRLHSDRYQANGVVYSMSYNTKFSLYDDEAGYNAANGKALAEKYGSQPIPANQKVHVITILLESYMDFSSAAKPSTLQFPGENPYDPLHALQARCISGNMISDVYGGGTINIETGVLTGLYKRDNYINHPGPSNVRYFLENGYRTVAMHPNDGYFYSRFDRNPNLGFENFLYTQNHFKNNLSEYMPDAQFMPDIKAQLDRYKAQGPTFLYAANMQGHGPYNCVSIKDKEWFPFQEGMRRQAYVMLNNYFSDVSATGKALTNLIDSIENDDEPIVLLAFGDHSPRMEEGGYEILGLKAPDGTVQAKLNNYATPYLIYGNNAAKAMFNNSFTGQGPTADPEQLMSNILFKELGWHGNAYQAFMQDMGKRVTCQKNDFWVVDGVESVIYPTEVKPILDNLVDIDIFFKRQKYEPAKQIDERANVAKYESDSPAGADPDSSENAATRSQTGQAKGR